A window from Desulfonatronum sp. SC1 encodes these proteins:
- a CDS encoding response regulator codes for MSQKTILIVDDEEEVLFSLGLVLRRAGYTVLEAGHGIEALSVMAEAVRTGQGIDLVITDLRMPYMDGPELVAAMHRGGFTPNVMVMTGYAHDALAAEWQCKGCPKIIYKPFEAVELLREVAGVLAGPPVCVAMMDA; via the coding sequence GTGTCCCAAAAAACGATCCTCATCGTGGACGACGAAGAAGAGGTCCTCTTTTCCCTCGGGCTTGTCCTGCGTCGGGCCGGTTACACCGTGCTGGAGGCCGGGCATGGGATCGAGGCTTTGTCGGTAATGGCTGAGGCCGTTCGAACCGGACAAGGGATCGACCTGGTGATTACGGACCTGAGGATGCCGTATATGGACGGCCCGGAACTGGTGGCCGCCATGCATCGCGGGGGATTTACCCCGAACGTCATGGTCATGACCGGGTATGCCCACGACGCGCTTGCCGCGGAGTGGCAGTGTAAAGGATGTCCCAAAATCATTTACAAACCCTTTGAAGCCGTGGAGTTGTTGCGGGAGGTCGCCGGGGTTTTGGCGGGGCCGCCCGTATGCGTCGCTATGATGGATGCGTAA
- a CDS encoding methyl-accepting chemotaxis protein — protein sequence MKNIKLGVKLIGGFAIVALIVFIVGAFGWYEARNLAGQINEVGRVRLPSVEALMEIEKSYESLRVAQRTLLVPGLSREDNQRQVDILTRLRADIAKLRETFEALPATAEETALWRQAAASLDQWRDVNDRFIQMARELHQTGINNPANLRGNLEQFRADHHALVGQAYGLITRNVQFEGGDNPEACNFGRWLAGFRTENPRLLDILRRMPASHNPFHQSIGRIKERMQVGDVDGANRILAQESLPMARQTFELFDELLAVAQEAETMFENMTQTAMVTVRERQAEALRNLSQVLELNQQYAAEAVEIAEAEAAMAQFVAILGIVLGVILALGLGILLTMAITRPVAKGVRFSEDLSEGELDAKLDVDQKDEIGVLGQAMQSMQAKLREIVGEVKAASENVASGSEELSASAEQMSQGATEQAAAVEEVSSSMEEMTANIKQNADNAAQTEKIALQAAKDAQEGGQAVSQTVTAMKQIAEKISIIEEIARQTNLLALNAAIEAARAGDAGKGFAVVAAEVRKLAERSGSAATEISELSRSSVQVAEQAGQMLVKIVPDIQRTAELIQEINAASREQSIGVEQINKAIQQLDQVIQQNASAAEEMASTSEELSSQAEELQATMAFFKMSGSGTLSRSRKTTGRTTHTNMLAPTPRKAALIAAQSAKARGLALDMGPDKGDDEFEKF from the coding sequence ATGAAAAATATTAAACTTGGAGTGAAGCTTATTGGCGGATTCGCTATTGTGGCCTTGATTGTCTTCATCGTGGGGGCGTTTGGTTGGTATGAAGCGCGGAATCTGGCCGGGCAGATCAACGAGGTGGGACGCGTTCGGCTGCCCAGTGTCGAGGCCTTGATGGAAATCGAAAAAAGCTACGAATCTCTGCGCGTGGCGCAGCGAACCCTGCTTGTGCCGGGCTTGAGCCGGGAGGACAACCAGCGCCAGGTCGATATCCTGACCAGATTGCGGGCTGATATCGCGAAGCTGCGGGAAACCTTCGAAGCCCTGCCGGCCACGGCCGAGGAGACGGCGCTGTGGCGGCAGGCGGCGGCATCTTTGGACCAGTGGCGGGATGTCAATGACAGGTTTATCCAAATGGCCAGGGAGCTGCATCAGACGGGAATCAATAACCCGGCCAACCTGCGGGGAAATCTGGAACAGTTTCGAGCGGATCACCATGCATTGGTGGGCCAGGCCTACGGCTTGATCACCCGTAACGTGCAGTTCGAGGGCGGGGACAACCCCGAGGCCTGTAATTTTGGGCGTTGGCTGGCCGGATTCAGGACCGAGAACCCGCGACTTCTTGACATCTTGCGGCGCATGCCCGCCTCCCATAATCCTTTCCACCAGTCCATCGGCAGGATCAAGGAGCGGATGCAGGTGGGCGACGTGGACGGGGCCAACCGGATTCTGGCTCAGGAAAGCTTGCCCATGGCCCGGCAGACCTTCGAGCTTTTTGATGAGCTGCTGGCCGTGGCCCAGGAAGCGGAAACCATGTTCGAGAACATGACCCAGACCGCCATGGTTACGGTGCGGGAGCGGCAGGCTGAGGCGCTGAGAAACCTGAGCCAAGTGCTGGAGCTCAATCAGCAGTACGCAGCCGAAGCGGTGGAAATCGCGGAAGCCGAGGCGGCCATGGCCCAATTCGTGGCCATTCTCGGGATCGTTCTTGGCGTGATTTTGGCCCTGGGCTTGGGTATCCTTTTGACCATGGCCATCACCCGACCGGTTGCCAAGGGTGTGCGCTTTTCCGAGGACCTTTCCGAAGGTGAGCTGGATGCCAAGCTGGATGTGGACCAGAAGGACGAGATCGGCGTTCTGGGTCAGGCCATGCAATCCATGCAGGCCAAGCTCCGGGAGATCGTGGGCGAGGTCAAGGCGGCGTCGGAGAACGTGGCGTCGGGAAGCGAGGAGCTTTCGGCCTCGGCCGAGCAGATGTCCCAGGGGGCCACGGAACAGGCTGCTGCCGTAGAGGAAGTTTCGTCGAGCATGGAAGAGATGACCGCGAACATCAAGCAGAACGCGGACAACGCGGCCCAGACCGAGAAGATCGCCCTGCAGGCGGCCAAGGACGCCCAGGAAGGCGGGCAGGCCGTGTCCCAGACCGTGACGGCCATGAAGCAGATCGCGGAGAAGATTTCCATCATTGAGGAAATCGCCCGCCAGACCAACCTCCTGGCCCTGAACGCGGCCATTGAGGCGGCCCGGGCCGGGGATGCGGGCAAGGGGTTCGCGGTCGTCGCCGCCGAAGTGCGCAAGCTGGCCGAGCGCAGCGGTTCCGCGGCTACGGAAATCAGCGAACTGTCCAGGTCCAGCGTGCAGGTAGCCGAGCAGGCCGGGCAAATGCTGGTCAAGATCGTCCCGGACATTCAGCGCACCGCGGAATTGATCCAGGAGATCAACGCGGCCAGCCGGGAACAGAGCATCGGCGTGGAGCAGATCAACAAGGCCATCCAGCAACTGGATCAGGTCATTCAGCAGAACGCCTCGGCCGCCGAGGAAATGGCCTCCACCTCCGAGGAACTGTCCAGTCAGGCCGAGGAACTTCAAGCCACCATGGCCTTCTTCAAGATGAGTGGTTCGGGTACATTGTCCCGATCCCGAAAGACCACCGGGCGCACCACGCACACCAACATGCTTGCCCCAACCCCACGAAAAGCCGCTCTCATTGCCGCTCAGTCGGCCAAGGCACGGGGATTGGCCTTGGACATGGGGCCGGATAAGGGCGATGACGAGTTCGAGAAGTTCTAG
- a CDS encoding chemotaxis protein CheW encodes MDEKQSKNLNQYLTFTLDKELYAMDIAKVREVLEYTDITRVPRTPEFLRGVINVRGRAVPVVDMRLKFGLSRTEQTVNTCIIITEVDVDGESTVLGALADSVREVFDLGPDQIEPAPRLGTRIKTEFIEGMGKQGDEFIIILNIDKIFSADELSVVLGVGEEETKVA; translated from the coding sequence ATGGACGAAAAACAGAGTAAGAATTTGAATCAATACCTGACTTTCACCCTGGACAAGGAACTGTACGCCATGGACATTGCCAAGGTCCGGGAGGTGCTGGAGTATACGGACATCACCCGGGTACCGCGAACACCAGAATTTTTGCGCGGGGTGATCAATGTTCGGGGGCGGGCGGTGCCCGTGGTGGACATGCGCCTCAAGTTCGGCTTGAGCAGGACCGAGCAGACCGTGAACACCTGCATCATCATCACCGAAGTGGATGTGGACGGGGAGTCCACGGTCTTGGGGGCCCTGGCCGATTCGGTTCGGGAAGTGTTCGATTTGGGGCCGGACCAGATCGAACCCGCTCCAAGGCTGGGCACGAGGATCAAGACCGAGTTCATCGAGGGCATGGGCAAGCAGGGCGACGAGTTCATTATCATCCTGAACATCGACAAGATTTTTTCAGCGGATGAACTCTCCGTGGTGCTGGGGGTTGGAGAAGAGGAAACCAAGGTGGCGTAA
- a CDS encoding protein-glutamate O-methyltransferase CheR codes for MQGIDPSLEQILAHLLENRGIDFSGYHPAMLERRVRQRRRVAGCGDMAGYCTYLLNNPGEIDNLLDAITINVSLFFRDSLTFELIADQILPALAREKMNRNEASLRIWSAGCARGEEPYSMAILVHELRDKEGWPEHVHFFATDIDPKALGAAAKAQYAPESLQNVKFRLLNKYFSRHGEVFALNPEIREMVTFSRYDLLDKAHGVPPESVFGDFDLVLCRNVLIYFNLHYQAGIFERLYRALSPRGFLVLGMAEKPPECFRNHFQRVFAFSRIYGRR; via the coding sequence TTGCAAGGCATTGATCCGTCACTTGAGCAGATCCTCGCGCATCTTCTGGAGAACCGCGGGATTGATTTTTCCGGCTACCATCCGGCAATGCTGGAGCGTCGCGTCAGGCAGCGTCGGCGCGTCGCGGGATGTGGGGACATGGCCGGGTATTGCACCTATTTGCTGAACAACCCAGGTGAAATCGACAATCTCCTGGATGCGATAACCATCAATGTCAGCCTGTTTTTCCGGGACTCCCTGACCTTCGAGTTGATCGCGGATCAAATTCTGCCGGCCCTTGCCAGGGAGAAAATGAACCGAAACGAGGCCTCGCTGCGGATTTGGTCCGCCGGTTGCGCTCGGGGCGAGGAACCGTATTCCATGGCCATTTTGGTCCATGAACTGCGCGACAAGGAAGGTTGGCCCGAGCACGTGCATTTTTTCGCCACGGACATTGACCCCAAGGCTCTGGGCGCGGCGGCCAAGGCTCAGTATGCGCCGGAAAGCCTGCAAAACGTGAAATTCAGGCTGTTGAACAAATACTTTTCCCGGCACGGCGAAGTGTTTGCCCTGAATCCGGAGATCCGGGAGATGGTTACGTTCTCGCGCTACGACTTGCTGGACAAAGCGCACGGCGTTCCCCCGGAAAGCGTGTTCGGCGACTTCGACCTGGTGTTGTGCCGCAACGTGCTGATCTATTTTAACCTGCATTACCAGGCCGGGATATTCGAGCGGCTTTATCGCGCACTCAGTCCCAGGGGATTTCTCGTGTTGGGCATGGCGGAAAAGCCTCCGGAATGTTTTCGGAATCATTTCCAACGGGTGTTCGCGTTCAGCCGGATTTATGGCAGGCGATAG
- a CDS encoding ATP-binding protein, translated as MKLKDMRIRTQIRLGMGAILLLVATLAALAWFQTDQLWRQTKVLYEHPLEVRRAIGELKADVLTIHWAMEELVAHDTPRNVEHILALITAHEANARAQFDILFDRYSGDRVDVEVLFLAVEGCRANREEVLRLFRAENIDTARAANIHKEVGPDTPHLREVMGLLRRVDDTSRDFADHYYLTASTHHRTMTANMVVAVTAIILLTATIGYFFYTWISSPLRELTVLARRFREGDFGVRGRNAPANEFGTLAEAFNQMAESISSQMELRNINEHISETLLSANELSAFRKDLLNTLLEATDSQMGAYFRLNTTEDVFEPFATMGVDRDRLKPFDASTLEGEFGKVLTTRRMAFLRDIPGDSVFHFRTFAGSLPPKEMISFPIILDDGVRGVISLASIKGYAPKATEILNLPWATLVHTVFANLMANDRTRRLSEELLESNQELQVQQEELHAQAEELQAQNEELHSQAEELELQRQAVEEAARLKSQFLSNMSHELRTPLNSVMALSRVLMMQARSKLSEEEASYLEIIERNGKNLLALINDILDLSKIEAGRMDVHPKPFALGRTLENVVESITPLAREKRIDLHHDIPADLPTIESDELRVTQVLQNLLGNAVKFTDTGGVSVSVRAKQEKVFLRVTDTGIGIAKSDLPHIFDEFRQADGSSSRRHEGTGLGLAIAQKAARLLGGNISVESTPGKGSTFTLTLPLTWQGGARIHEPVSIEPLFKDGIERTPAFVAMGERSHQPQILLVEDNEAAIIQVRSVLETAGYAVDVARDGREALDFVAQTIPDGIVLDLMMPQVDGFAVLETIRSTSATANIPILVLTAKDLTSDDLRRLSANNIQQLVQKGDVDRESLLNKVSAMVGRMSGTSKYKA; from the coding sequence ATGAAGCTCAAAGACATGCGCATCAGGACACAAATCAGGCTCGGTATGGGGGCGATCCTGCTGCTGGTAGCCACACTCGCGGCATTGGCCTGGTTCCAGACGGATCAGCTTTGGCGGCAAACCAAGGTCCTTTACGAGCACCCTCTTGAAGTTCGCCGGGCCATCGGGGAACTGAAAGCCGACGTCCTGACCATCCATTGGGCCATGGAGGAATTGGTCGCGCATGACACTCCCCGAAACGTTGAGCACATTCTTGCGCTGATTACCGCCCACGAAGCCAATGCCAGGGCGCAGTTCGATATCCTGTTCGACCGCTATTCCGGGGATCGAGTGGATGTCGAAGTTTTGTTCCTGGCCGTGGAAGGATGCCGGGCAAATCGCGAAGAAGTTCTCCGGCTGTTCCGGGCCGAGAATATTGACACGGCCCGAGCCGCGAACATTCACAAGGAGGTCGGGCCGGACACCCCCCATTTGCGGGAGGTGATGGGCCTGCTCCGGAGGGTGGACGACACCTCCCGCGATTTCGCGGACCATTACTACCTGACCGCATCGACGCATCATCGGACAATGACCGCCAACATGGTGGTTGCCGTGACCGCCATCATCTTGTTGACGGCAACCATCGGCTATTTCTTTTATACCTGGATCAGCAGCCCCTTGCGGGAGTTGACTGTCTTGGCAAGACGGTTTCGGGAAGGAGACTTCGGCGTCCGCGGCCGTAACGCACCGGCCAATGAATTCGGAACGCTTGCGGAGGCGTTCAACCAGATGGCGGAATCCATTTCCTCGCAGATGGAACTGCGGAATATCAATGAACATATTTCAGAAACCCTGTTGAGCGCCAATGAGCTTTCCGCATTCAGAAAAGATCTCCTGAACACGCTGTTGGAGGCGACGGATTCCCAGATGGGGGCGTATTTCAGGCTCAACACCACGGAAGACGTCTTTGAGCCGTTCGCCACCATGGGAGTTGACCGGGATCGGTTGAAGCCGTTTGATGCATCCACATTGGAAGGAGAATTCGGAAAGGTGCTGACCACCCGGAGAATGGCCTTCCTGCGGGACATTCCCGGTGATTCGGTTTTTCATTTCCGAACCTTCGCGGGATCTCTGCCGCCCAAGGAAATGATCAGTTTTCCCATCATTCTCGACGACGGAGTCAGGGGCGTCATTTCCCTGGCCAGCATAAAGGGGTATGCTCCGAAAGCCACCGAAATCCTGAACCTGCCGTGGGCCACTCTCGTGCATACGGTCTTTGCCAACCTCATGGCCAACGACAGGACCCGGCGGTTGTCCGAAGAGTTGTTGGAGAGCAATCAAGAACTTCAGGTTCAGCAGGAGGAATTGCATGCCCAGGCCGAAGAACTGCAAGCTCAGAACGAGGAGCTGCATTCCCAGGCCGAGGAACTGGAACTCCAGCGACAGGCCGTGGAAGAAGCCGCCCGCCTTAAAAGCCAGTTCCTGTCCAACATGAGCCACGAGTTGCGCACGCCTCTGAATTCGGTGATGGCGCTGTCCCGCGTGCTCATGATGCAGGCCAGGTCCAAGCTCAGCGAGGAAGAGGCGAGTTACCTGGAGATCATCGAGCGCAACGGAAAAAATCTGCTGGCCTTGATCAACGATATTCTGGACCTTTCCAAGATCGAGGCCGGCAGGATGGACGTCCATCCGAAGCCGTTCGCTCTTGGCCGGACCCTGGAAAACGTCGTGGAAAGCATCACCCCCCTGGCCAGGGAAAAGCGGATCGACCTGCATCATGACATCCCCGCGGACCTCCCGACCATTGAAAGCGACGAGCTTCGGGTCACCCAGGTTCTGCAAAATCTGCTCGGTAATGCCGTCAAGTTCACGGATACGGGCGGCGTCAGCGTTTCCGTGCGGGCTAAACAGGAAAAGGTTTTCCTGCGGGTCACGGATACGGGCATTGGCATCGCGAAAAGCGATCTGCCGCATATCTTTGATGAATTTCGTCAGGCAGACGGCTCCTCGTCCAGGAGACATGAAGGGACCGGCCTCGGTCTGGCTATTGCCCAAAAGGCAGCCAGGCTGCTTGGCGGCAACATCTCGGTGGAGAGCACTCCTGGCAAGGGATCGACTTTCACCCTTACCCTCCCGTTGACATGGCAGGGGGGGGCGCGAATCCATGAGCCGGTGAGCATCGAGCCGCTTTTCAAGGACGGCATTGAGCGAACCCCTGCTTTCGTCGCCATGGGCGAGCGGTCCCATCAGCCCCAAATTTTACTGGTGGAGGATAACGAGGCGGCGATCATCCAGGTCCGGTCCGTGCTGGAAACCGCCGGGTATGCGGTGGACGTGGCCAGGGACGGCCGGGAAGCCCTCGACTTCGTGGCTCAAACCATCCCGGACGGGATCGTCCTGGACCTGATGATGCCCCAGGTGGACGGATTCGCCGTGTTGGAAACAATCAGGAGCACGTCGGCCACGGCGAACATTCCGATTCTGGTGCTCACGGCCAAGGACTTGACGTCCGATGACCTCAGGCGCCTTTCCGCCAACAACATCCAGCAGTTGGTGCAGAAGGGCGATGTGGACCGGGAGAGCCTGCTGAACAAGGTGTCGGCCATGGTTGGGAGGATGTCCGGGACATCGAAATACAAGGCATAA
- a CDS encoding response regulator, whose amino-acid sequence MPKILAIDDKRDNLISLSALLRNLMPECAVITAQSGHEGIDKAVREAPDVILLDVFMPGMDGFETCRGLKAEEKARSIPVIMITAIRTDAQSRIKGLEIGADAFLSKPIDEQELVSQVKVALRIKAAEDALRKERDSLEEIVLARTAELRESEARFRALHNASFGGITIHDKGVILECNRGLSDLTGFSYDELIGMNGLLLISEKTRDVVVRNIQAGYEQPYEAAGVRKNGEEYPLRLEARNIPYKGKAVRVVEFRDITEHKEAEQSLVKAKEQAEAANLAKSEFLANMSHELRTPFNGIMGMMQLLQSTPLDEEQREFVTLAIKSSERFTRLLSDILDLSSIEAGKMVICPAQFDLGDLLESISGLFVVSARQKGIALECSMDDDVPRHVIGDAIRVKQILFNLLGNALKFTERGSVQVNLATLSAAKGKDARIMVSISDTGIGIPDDKFKDLFQPFSQVDGSYTRAHQGAGLGLVIVRRLVALMGGNIDVESVVGQGTTVHVLLPFALPEQEFFESIHATSILGEPKKCLNILLAEDEPLNQLFMRSILQKLGHAVTLAQNGQEAVEYWKYNEFDCILMDIQMPVVTGVEATKMIRSQESEVRSLKGAENRMAGFGERFFDPQVSGLLPPPSLSPLSRHTPIIAVTAHTQPGDRERFLAAGMDDYLGKPVEVKDLEKVLERNVRKEET is encoded by the coding sequence ATGCCGAAGATACTCGCCATTGACGACAAGAGAGACAATCTGATCAGCCTGAGCGCATTGCTCAGGAATCTGATGCCCGAATGCGCCGTGATCACCGCCCAGTCCGGTCATGAGGGGATTGACAAGGCGGTGCGCGAAGCACCGGATGTCATCCTGCTGGATGTTTTCATGCCCGGCATGGACGGTTTCGAGACCTGCCGCGGGCTGAAGGCCGAAGAGAAGGCCAGATCCATCCCGGTGATCATGATCACGGCCATCAGGACCGACGCGCAAAGCAGGATCAAGGGGCTGGAGATCGGCGCGGACGCTTTTCTGTCCAAGCCCATTGACGAGCAGGAGTTGGTTTCCCAGGTCAAGGTGGCCTTGCGGATCAAGGCCGCGGAGGATGCCTTGCGCAAGGAACGGGATTCTCTGGAAGAAATCGTTCTGGCGAGGACCGCGGAGCTGCGTGAGAGCGAGGCTCGATTCAGGGCCCTGCACAATGCCTCCTTTGGGGGAATAACCATCCACGACAAGGGCGTCATCCTGGAGTGCAATCGCGGCCTGTCTGATTTGACGGGATTCTCGTACGACGAACTGATCGGCATGAACGGCCTACTGCTGATATCTGAAAAGACCCGTGATGTGGTGGTGCGCAACATTCAAGCCGGATACGAACAGCCCTACGAGGCCGCCGGTGTCCGGAAGAATGGGGAAGAGTATCCGCTCCGTCTGGAAGCGCGCAACATCCCTTACAAGGGAAAAGCTGTCAGGGTTGTGGAATTCCGGGACATCACGGAGCACAAAGAAGCTGAGCAGTCTTTGGTCAAGGCCAAGGAGCAGGCCGAGGCCGCGAATCTCGCCAAGTCCGAATTTCTGGCCAACATGAGCCATGAGTTGCGCACCCCCTTCAATGGGATCATGGGCATGATGCAACTATTGCAGAGCACCCCCCTGGACGAGGAGCAGCGCGAGTTCGTCACCTTGGCCATCAAGTCATCCGAACGGTTCACCCGCCTGCTTTCGGACATCCTGGACCTTTCCAGCATTGAGGCGGGCAAGATGGTCATTTGTCCCGCCCAATTCGACCTTGGCGATTTGTTGGAGTCAATATCCGGTCTGTTCGTCGTCAGCGCCCGGCAAAAGGGAATCGCCCTGGAGTGTTCCATGGATGACGACGTGCCCAGGCATGTCATCGGCGATGCGATTCGGGTCAAGCAGATCCTGTTCAATCTGTTGGGCAACGCCCTGAAGTTCACGGAGCGGGGTTCCGTCCAAGTCAACTTGGCCACTCTTTCAGCCGCCAAGGGCAAAGACGCACGGATCATGGTTTCCATTTCCGATACGGGCATCGGCATCCCGGACGACAAATTCAAGGACTTATTCCAACCCTTCTCTCAGGTGGACGGCTCCTACACCCGGGCGCACCAGGGCGCGGGACTCGGTCTGGTCATTGTCCGCAGGCTCGTTGCGTTGATGGGCGGGAACATCGACGTGGAAAGCGTGGTCGGCCAGGGAACCACCGTCCACGTGCTTCTGCCTTTTGCCTTGCCTGAGCAAGAGTTTTTCGAGTCGATCCACGCGACCTCCATACTCGGAGAGCCCAAAAAGTGCCTGAACATCCTCCTTGCGGAAGACGAACCTCTGAACCAGTTGTTCATGCGCTCGATCCTGCAAAAGCTCGGGCATGCCGTGACCCTGGCCCAAAATGGCCAAGAGGCCGTGGAATATTGGAAATACAACGAGTTTGACTGCATCCTGATGGACATCCAGATGCCGGTGGTGACCGGGGTGGAGGCGACGAAAATGATCAGGAGCCAGGAATCAGAAGTCAGGAGCCTGAAGGGGGCGGAAAACCGGATGGCGGGCTTCGGTGAGCGGTTTTTTGACCCTCAGGTTTCAGGTCTCCTCCCTCCTCCCTCTCTTTCACCTCTCTCCCGACACACCCCGATCATCGCCGTCACCGCCCACACCCAGCCCGGGGACAGGGAGCGCTTCCTGGCCGCTGGCATGGACGACTACCTTGGCAAGCCGGTGGAAGTTAAGGATTTGGAAAAGGTGTTGGAGAGGAATGTTCGCAAAGAGGAAACTTGA
- a CDS encoding methyl-accepting chemotaxis protein: MNQVNPRVMIWGLSVIALLFFAAAQWSEFWWLFGFGVVALGWAAFFATSSAGKPSPLALLAVEAVAGGKPVDAEAMEQSGGVDRLVGGLVRAVQDNRRDVWFLRRGLAELKAPMLFCDAQRRIVFANAAFCAVLGMTEDQVRTKLLKDVLFGSSGGPSEAGELETALAEGRGLDAELSLKLPNGRAWSVRCVLAPVRDGAEPLSGFLLLCMDMGAMKEQRDRLEEQNRKRQVLGEEINELSQRVASASEELSASADEQARGAMQQKSQTDSVATAMEEMAATVLEVARNSSSASQAAHEARTSAQEGVELVEKAVAGINGVAGSARELAQVLTQLNEQAGAIGKIINVINDIADQTNLLALNAAIEAARAGDAGRGFAVVADEVRKLAEKTMTATKEVEHAVLTIQGRSKDAVASMEQTERQVHESTDLSNKAGGSLRLIMQRVEEVVSQVTQIAAAAEQQSAAAEEINHSIEGIAQIANEADEGAGQTAAATRDLAELALELLSASQKFSGAKSDTSKLAASEGQMKGVLLKLMQEFAKEKFGQDVYKKLQEELGNPVFLPTASYPDQVLQQMAEIVSRLTKKSKRDVLMGLGMYTVPQFYKMYRRYFNAKNLKEFYLKMNDIHAQLTKEHPGIKPPNFTYEDKGDVLFMNYRSKRGLFNYFEGILKGAAVFMKERVDVTVKPLDEHTARAEIRFHK, translated from the coding sequence ATGAATCAGGTGAATCCGCGAGTCATGATCTGGGGATTGAGCGTCATCGCTCTGTTATTTTTCGCCGCGGCGCAGTGGTCGGAATTCTGGTGGTTGTTCGGTTTTGGCGTTGTGGCGCTGGGCTGGGCGGCCTTTTTTGCAACCTCGTCCGCGGGCAAACCGTCGCCCCTGGCCTTGCTGGCCGTGGAGGCGGTGGCGGGCGGCAAGCCTGTCGACGCGGAGGCCATGGAGCAATCCGGCGGCGTGGACCGGTTGGTTGGTGGACTGGTTCGCGCGGTCCAGGACAACCGGCGCGATGTTTGGTTTCTGCGCCGAGGGTTGGCCGAACTCAAGGCCCCGATGCTTTTTTGCGACGCCCAGCGGCGAATCGTCTTCGCCAACGCGGCTTTTTGCGCGGTTCTGGGCATGACGGAAGATCAGGTCCGAACCAAGCTGCTGAAGGACGTGCTGTTCGGTTCGTCCGGGGGGCCGTCTGAGGCCGGGGAACTGGAAACGGCGTTGGCCGAAGGGCGTGGGCTGGACGCGGAACTCTCCTTGAAGTTGCCGAACGGGCGAGCTTGGTCCGTGCGCTGCGTACTGGCTCCTGTGCGGGACGGCGCGGAGCCCCTGAGCGGTTTTTTGCTGTTGTGCATGGACATGGGCGCCATGAAGGAGCAGCGGGATCGCCTGGAGGAACAGAACCGCAAGCGCCAGGTTTTGGGCGAGGAAATCAACGAATTGTCCCAGCGAGTAGCCTCGGCTTCGGAGGAGCTTTCGGCCTCGGCCGACGAGCAGGCCAGGGGTGCCATGCAGCAGAAGAGCCAGACTGATTCCGTGGCCACGGCCATGGAGGAGATGGCGGCCACGGTTCTGGAGGTGGCCAGGAATTCCTCCAGCGCTTCCCAGGCGGCCCATGAGGCTCGGACTTCGGCTCAGGAAGGGGTGGAGCTGGTGGAAAAGGCGGTCGCCGGGATCAACGGCGTGGCCGGTTCGGCACGGGAACTGGCTCAGGTGCTGACTCAGCTCAACGAACAGGCCGGGGCTATCGGCAAGATCATCAACGTGATCAATGACATCGCCGATCAGACCAATCTCCTGGCCCTGAACGCGGCCATCGAAGCGGCCCGGGCCGGGGATGCCGGACGGGGGTTCGCCGTGGTGGCCGACGAGGTGCGCAAGCTGGCCGAAAAGACCATGACCGCCACCAAGGAAGTGGAGCACGCCGTCTTGACCATTCAGGGCCGATCCAAGGACGCGGTGGCCTCCATGGAACAGACGGAACGCCAGGTTCACGAAAGCACTGATCTTTCCAACAAGGCCGGAGGATCCCTGCGTTTGATCATGCAACGGGTGGAAGAGGTGGTTTCCCAGGTCACCCAGATCGCCGCGGCCGCGGAACAGCAGTCCGCCGCGGCGGAAGAAATCAACCACAGCATAGAGGGGATCGCCCAAATCGCCAATGAAGCCGACGAGGGCGCGGGCCAGACCGCAGCGGCTACCCGTGATCTGGCCGAGTTGGCCCTGGAGCTGCTGTCTGCTTCTCAGAAATTCAGCGGCGCCAAGTCGGATACGAGCAAGCTGGCGGCTTCGGAAGGTCAGATGAAAGGAGTGCTGCTCAAGCTGATGCAGGAATTCGCCAAGGAAAAATTCGGTCAGGATGTTTATAAGAAGCTGCAAGAGGAGCTGGGCAATCCGGTCTTCCTGCCCACGGCCAGCTACCCGGATCAGGTTTTGCAGCAGATGGCCGAAATCGTCAGCAGGCTCACCAAGAAGAGCAAGCGGGACGTGCTCATGGGGTTGGGGATGTACACCGTGCCCCAGTTTTACAAGATGTATCGCCGCTACTTCAACGCCAAGAATCTCAAGGAATTCTACCTGAAGATGAACGACATCCACGCCCAGTTGACCAAGGAGCATCCGGGCATCAAGCCCCCCAACTTCACCTATGAGGACAAGGGCGACGTGCTGTTCATGAACTATCGCTCCAAGCGCGGGCTGTTCAACTATTTCGAGGGCATATTGAAGGGCGCGGCCGTGTTCATGAAAGAGCGGGTGGACGTGACGGTCAAGCCGCTGGACGAACATACCGCCAGGGCGGAAATCCGATTTCACAAGTAG
- a CDS encoding STAS domain-containing protein, whose product MGEWSISAPDPSTRLLMLSGRWGVEGAEELHRGFTQALAQAVEVGAALHVDLGDIEDGDVTFFQLLVSVAKSLGPDGPRFMNIPESIMAKAEQMGFAPRHADGIFRKGVEDVQANLDRG is encoded by the coding sequence ATGGGAGAATGGTCGATATCCGCTCCAGACCCCTCGACCCGGTTGCTGATGCTTTCCGGGCGCTGGGGGGTGGAGGGCGCGGAGGAACTGCATCGGGGCTTTACGCAAGCCCTTGCGCAGGCGGTGGAAGTCGGGGCCGCGCTCCATGTCGATCTGGGGGATATTGAGGACGGGGATGTGACCTTTTTCCAGCTCCTCGTTTCAGTGGCAAAAAGCTTGGGCCCGGATGGGCCGCGATTCATGAACATACCGGAGAGCATCATGGCCAAGGCGGAGCAGATGGGTTTCGCTCCTCGGCATGCCGACGGGATTTTTAGGAAAGGAGTCGAGGATGTCCAAGCGAATCTTGACCGTGGATGA